AACGGGGAGAAGAAAACATGCCTGGATGTGGAGACTTCCGAGGGGCCGACAAGGCTGAAATCTGAACCGACTCGATTCACATAcacaacataaaataaaaagtagtaaCTTCTTTTGAATCCAATGTGACTTTTGTTAGATATGGCAAATTTGGCCTTCAACTGACTTGCGTTTGCAACGTCTCGAGCTCTGCAGTCAAGTCATCCAAAGGCTTTTCCAAgttgtctgtctgtgactcttCCAGCTGCTTGATCCGTTCTTTCAGAACACCTTTCTTCCCGAGTTCCGTCCTGAGCTCCTCCTGAAGCTCGATCATCTGTTTTGACGCATGGAACGAGCAATGAGGCTCTGGCCTTGGACACACCCAAAAAGATATTGAGATGGCAAAAGCTGACCATATCGATATTTTCTTGCAGATCCACCTGGAGCTGGTCTCGCTCCGCTCTGAGAGTCGCCACAACGGATTCTAGCTCCTCCAACTGTTGAGAAGAACTCTGCACATGAGACAAGAAGGTTTTGAAGCACCTGCCTTTGCGGGCCACCAAATAATCCATTTAAAAGTGTATTGAAGTTTGGTTCATAAACAAACCGGTTTCTCTGGGTTGTTGGCTTCAAATGTGGGAGCCTGAAGAGACTGGAGTTCCTCCACTTGAGCTCTCAGGACACCCTCAGCTTCTTGAGATGCCGCAAGCTCCTTTTTCAGGTCGGTCACTGTTCTCTCAAGTTCCACGCTCTCCATCACATCTGCGTACGGAAAACATTGCCATCAACCTGAAAATCCGCCGCTGTCGGGATTAGTAGGGCCCATCTTGTAAAGACCTACTTCTGGGGACTTTGCCATCAAGCAGACCGGCTAGCTTCATGTTCTCGTTAAACACGACGTTGAGCTCTTTCTGGAGATCCGCCTGCATCTTCTTGAACTGTGATTTTTCGGCCTCAAGTTGAAGACGCAGGCTGTTGACTTCAGCTTCCATCTTTGCGTGGCTGTCAGTCAGGGTCGTCTGAAGAGAAGAGGAGGACGACAGGTAGAGTGGGCTCACCAACAACAATCTAGTTCCAGGGGGATTGGTGCTGAGGAATTCAAGTTCAACCTCCTTTGCCTATTTTTCTTACCTTCAACTCTTGCAAGGCAATGTTTTCGCTGCGCAGAACTGCCCATTCTTTCTTTGTCTCTCTGCCGAGGGCCTCCGAGTCATCGAGAGAAAGCTGAAGCTTTGTCACTTCTTTGGACAAATCTTTACCACACTAAAAGAAGGAAACAAAACATCCCTTTGTAGATGTGTAAAGGTGAgctactagaaaaaaaaaaagaaatccagatAAAATTACTGCTTGCagttaaatacatatatatatttttataaaatgTGAACTATGACTAGATATAAGTACTCCATACCATATTCTGAAGATCATCAGCaattttggttttcttcctCAGCTCTTCAGAGACGCTCTCCAAatttgtcttttaaaaaaagaaaacaaaaacatttgattttatttatgcGCTGCCGGGACTTAAAAGTGTATAGcaataaaataactttttttttttaaatcaaattgaaCAGTTGAAATTACTTTGCATACATTTTAGTCctatttagctgggaaaaaaaaaaaaaagcctcctcACCTGAAGTTCCAAGTACTGAAGTTCTCGGGATTCCATAGCTTCCTTCAATGAGCAAATTGTATTTTCCAACTCGCACTGCGAGATCACAAACAATGGCCAAATGTCAACATATATTTACAaagcaatccatccatccatccatccatccatccatccatccatccatccatccatccatccacacagGTATTGACAGGGCAGCcaattgctttatttatttttatacctCCTGTTCTTTTCTCATCTTCTCCTCAAGAGACATGAATTCCTGCAATTCCACTTTTTCCCCAAGCTCCTGTGAAAGTGCCGTTTTCTCCGTCTCCAGTATTTGAGTCCGCTCCAGGGCAAGGTCCAGCGCCTGCTTGAAATAATCTCGCTCAGATGCCAGCATATCCTAGAAGCACGTTCAAACAACGAGAACTCGTTAGGTCACGGTTTATTATTTTTCGCGCAGACATGGCTGTTTATGCAGTGCCAAAGTGTTTCCTTCCCCAACAGTAGAATTGAAAATCACATTTACCATTTCAGTGGCTAGAATGTCATCACGCTGATCATCTTCCAGCTAgggcgagagaaaaaaaatgaggtaaAAATAAAAGGAAGCACGGCGGACAAGAGACTATGAATTCAGTTCTGGACGCACTTGTTGAGCAGAGTTCAACCGCTGTTCCTCAAGTTGTAGTTTTAGATCTGTCACGTGGAGCTCCAGCAACTGGACTTTGTCGACGGCCTGGGATTTCTGCTGCATTTCGCTTTGGAGCTTGAGGTCGACTTCGGCTGCCTTCCGCTCCATTGCCACGATTTGTTCGTGGGCTTGCTGGTTTTGCCGGCCGACGGTTTGAAGTTCAACTTCCAGCTCGGCCACTCTTTCAGCTGCCCTAAAACGGTCACCAAGAAAATGAATAGACCGCAAAACTCATGACAGGATCATTAGAACTGCACAAGTACCCGCTCTGGAAAGTCATCAAGTCTTGACATTGGCTCGTGTCATCTGACGACTCGTCGGGAATCTCCCAGTCACCGTCAAAGTCTTCATCTGTTAAAATCCCAAATGATGAGCGTCACTATCAACCTTGCAGTACAAACAATGAACATGCATGACTAAGAGGTTCTTGTCCTTACCTTCAATCTGCTCCATCACAGAGGAGGAATGAAGTTTCCTCTTCCGGCTGACAGACGCAGCAAAGCTACGCTCTGACAGACAGTCTTCGCCGGGAGACGGCTGGGCCAAGCGGAGCATTTTCCCTCCCCACGTAACCCGACGTTTGGGCACCTGAAAAACAATCATCGGAAGGGTCAGGACAGCAATGAAGGGAAGGATTTCCTTATTTTCATTCTTAGTGACCTTTTGTACAGAAGTCAGATTGTTGCTCGTGACCAGAAGCTTGGTGAGGTTTCTTATTCTGTCCTCTTGCTCCACTTGAAGTTGATGTTTTTCCTGGAGAAGTTGACAGAGCACCTCTTTCTCGGTTGCCGTGGTCTGTGTGATGGAGGAAACCTGCAGCGTGGGAGTCATTTGGTCAATACGGAAAAGGATTCGGATATGCCATCCGTGGAGAATGagtaataaaatttaaaaaaaaaaaaacgtcatgcCTCCTGAAGTCGTCTCTTGAGGTCGACGATTTCGGTGCGATATCTTCTGAGAAGCGCACCGTCATCTGAAACTTCGGTGACATGTggatcatttttcattttctttgcagtGCTGGCAAACTGTAGAATGAAAACATACAAAGATCATTTCAACactgatgtaaaaaaataactaaagcGTTTCAGTTCTTAGTCCAACATGTTTATGGATATCACACACTCCTGAAAAATGATTTAGGAACATCTTGTTGGAGGTATGTAATTGCATTTAAAGCAAATGTAAAAGGGTCAAATATCttcagctggaaaaaaaaagtagatgtTTGTGGTTGGATGTAACCATTGTTTAAATTGACATTTTCCAAAAACATACCAATTGAAAGCTTACTATCATTGCCTGCAAATTGAAAGGTCTCGCAAAAATAACATTGTAGCGTTTTGAATGACATCACTGGCGTGAACCTGCAGAGTGCGGAGCGTCTCGTCGAGCGTCGCAGTGGTGATTGTGCACAAGATGACCGTTTTGGCGTTCCCGCCCAGGGAGTTCTGAAGAATCCGCGTTAACTTGCTGTCTCTGTAGTTGATGAAACTTCTGGAAACACTGCCAAGTGAACAATGATTCAGCATTTTAGGACAGAATCCAGAACATCTTCCCATTTGACATACCTTTGGCTTTCTTCACTGAGCTTCTTGATCACTTGGCCAAGTGTGAAAAGGCTGCGATTGATATTGCAGCCTTCCTTCAAGCGTGTACCTAACAAGTGGATTCATGTCAAGTCGACAGATAATTAAAGCAAGTGCGCAAAAGTCGAGTGCTTTACCTTCGGCCCCTGTTTGGCTTGCTCTTTCCGATCCGGCCAAGTCGACTAAATTCTGAGAcagggaggggaaaagaaaatagAAGGATCAAATTACAatctaatttaatttatttatcatgcactttaaagttaacAGCCACTGTTGACAGGGTTGTAATAGAGGAATAAAATGGACTagaatatctatatatatctataataTATCtacatctatatatatatatatataatatatctatatatctatatctacctatctacctatctacctatctatctatatgCCGACTTACCAAATGGGAAACGATGATGGCGCCGTCGGCATTTTCCCCTGGTCCCAGGTCACTTCTTTGACGACTCTCAAGGATCTAAAGCACAGTAGAGCATTGGTTATTGATTAATTGAATAGTCCTTTGTTAAAAATACAACCATAGACTATTTTTCAACTCATTCATTTTCACGTGAACTGGAATAGTTGCTTACCATTCGAAAGACGGTGTGTGAGCGGCTGCTGCGCTCGTTCATTTCCGTCTTTCCGTAGTGACGGTTTTCTGCAGGGTCAAATACACAATGAATGAATCGGTATATCCGGATGAGACAATCCCTCAGACTTACTTTCTCCTTTGCGAATCCAAGCCAGTGCTTGCGCAGAGGAGGTCACCAGTTCCTCAGTCAGGTCAGCAACATAGATGGTTTTCTGCACAGTGTCGATAAGAAATAGGAAGATTCAAAATTACAAATGAAAAGCTAACAACTGTCTCGGGATTGTTGCCTTCATCGATGGGACGGTCTCGGAATCCGATAAAAAATATAGCAAAATGCATGTAAAGGATTATGTTGTACCTTTTGGaccttgaaaataaatacattttaaagctTTGCTCTTTACCACCTGGTACCAGCAGAAAATGACACGATCAGCGCCCAATTTCCAAGAATACGATATCATTGAGTGTCACAAAGGTGACATGTAAAACAAATAAAGGACAACTTACATTTAAACTCTCTCGGACTTCCAGAGGTTTTCTTTTCCAGCTATCTACTAGCAAATCAGACACGGTTTCGTTGTATATCTCCATGTATGAGACCCTGAGAAGAAACTCCTTCTCTGGACACTGTAGAACAAACAGAACATTGTTGATAAAATgatattgacaaaaaaaacaaaaaaaaccatgaaATAAATCTACAAAATGTTGGACCTTTTTAATGGTTTCAAAGACACCATCAATAGCGAGTGGTATGACACCGGGAACATGGTCACTCCCCATCATTGTGAATGTCTTTCCAGAGGATGTCTGACCGTAAGCAAAGATGGttcctgtttcaagcaaaaAAGGTGACGACTCACACGTGCACAAGAACATGTCAAAGTttcttgtcaatttcttcacatgccaagacacgcaAAGAAATCCAAatgacgttcccactatcccatggtgacaagacatagtaccgtaattttcggactataagtcgcgtttttttttcatagtttgggtgggggggcgacttatactcaggagcgacttatatacatatatatgacttatactccggtgcgacttatagtcagaaaattacggtacacaatgtacatacaagtaaacaacacaaaaaaaataaaaacaaaaaggcataTATCTATGTGTATATATCTAACTTGAAGGTGCAAACACTAACCGTTGTATCCTTGCACAGTTGAAACAACCAACGGCTTTGCGATTTCTTGGTACAGCTGATTGGTTGTTTCTTCGGGAGTGAACACTCGGTCTGCGTACAAAAGATTCTGACTGTAGATTTCAAAACAGCATACAAAGTACATTGTTTTGCGGAAAAGCCATACCAAAACTGAAACTCTTTGTTGCGCTCCCATCATCAATCTGATGAATGGATTTCGTATCCGATTTCCAGAAAACTTCAACAGGCGTCGCCTTTTCAGATGGAACACCTTCTTCTCTGTAGCAAGGAAACATTGAAGAATGTTGTTTCGTGGAATTTTCATGACTTTGCGTAACATCAAAGCCAAAATAACGCTCGCAAAAGAGttgataaatgttttttttttttaagggaggggaggtggttaggtggcagcCATGTTGACATtagctatctggattctcgtgggccgattcaggatgggggaactgcagctcaacctcctcgaagacactgccaggacaattgagggctccttcggcaaatggacatttgattttcatattgtattatttgtgccctctctgcgtccatttcaacctggtgatcctgaaagggggatccttccatctgtggtcccttccttctcaaggtttctcattgttttgagttttcccttgcccttttgggagcttaagatcaggggatgctttgagaagaattgtccatttttgtctttgtgaagaagccctttgagactgcttgtgatttagggctatacaaataaacttgacttgacttcaaGCCATTCACGGAAAAATAACTCTCGCAAAAGAGTTgatacatgtttttatttgaaatatgtAGTCTACCGCTGTGTTGAACGTAAGCGTCGACGTTATTTTTATCAGCTTAGTCTATCAAATGAGCATTTTTGCGGAACAAGTTACACGAACGCTGATAACTCACCTTTTAATAATCGGACGCACTCGAACACAAACTTTAACGGCGGACTCCTCAGCCATTTTGTTGCTTTGTAGCTCTCCGAAAGGAAAATTTCTTGCCAACTTTCCTTCCGCGACGCATCTGATTTGGGTCGCTTAAAAATTCAAATGTCTTCTTCTTTTAAATAAGGGAGGTTTACAGCGCGTAGACACACTATCGCCGTCTGCTGGTAAGAAGTGTGTATCGCActcttccatccattttctttaccgCTGATACATTTCGCAATAAATCAAGGAGAAATTCACGTACTATTGTGATAGTGACGGATGAACATATGCATTTCATAAATATGTGCTTCCATATTTCCGCATTATCAGAAGCCGGTGTGGATAGACGAGAGAACAGTGACCCCACGTGGACAACAATTATACTGCAACTTCATCTCTACGCTGTAGCTGCATATTTGCACTGCACACACTTGTTTAAAAAACGGTATGAATTAATATGAtttgaaagcatttttaatttgaacttCTTCAAAATAGAATCATTCCAATTTATTTCCTTGTGTTACAGCAGTGGGCAGCCATCCAGTCAGTCTCATTCAATATGTGTAAATAATAGACATGGATGATTGTAAATTCTGAACATAATTCCTATTCACATAAATTAGGATAAATGCATCAACTTTTAACATAGAAAATAACAGCTTAAGACCATAAATACAAATTTAAGTTACAAACAACCATGGAAGAGGCGATAGAAATGTTTGATGTGAATTGAGCTTTAGAATATTAATAAGAGTggttgaaaaatgatgacaGTGGTGCACACGTTTTATCGAAATCAAATGTTCAAGTCCACAACGGAGCTTAGACAGcgtaaagaaagaaagaaaagctttGTCACGTTGTAATGTGACAATCCAGATTGAGTGGCTAGTCCTCTCCTTCCAGTTTTCGCGTGACACATTTGATGCGAATATTTTCTCGAAGGTTGCGCAGACGTGCGCTGCGACTGGTGATTTCCTCCACGTAGGGTTTGGGGAACCAGCCCCGTTCCCCGTCAGACAGCCGGATGCCTTCCACCCAACCTGGACCAAAGATCAACATGGGTTCTTCTGGTGTGTTCCTCCCTCGTAGCGAAAACAAATCAAAGCTTttttctcaccgtcatttgtGATGGTCTTGGCATGGAGAATGTCGGCTTTCTCCAGAGTTAACTCATCATGTTCTTGTGCCTGATAGCTTCTAATGCACTGGACCTGAGATATGTCTGGAATGAGAAGATAAGGGAATGCGACAATTCAAATGGTTTTGCGTCGCTACGGCTGTGCAGTAGGCCTGAACGattcattcataaataaaaataaatcggaTAGTTTCTTGCAATacaaattaaatcagaaaaagagaaaaaaataattgcaaattCACGATactgagatggatggatggatggatggatggatggatggatggatggatggatggatggatagatggatagatggatagatggatagatggatagatagatagatagatagatagatagatagatagatagatagatagatagatagatagatagatagatagatagatagatagatagatagatagatagatagatagatagatagatagatagatagatagatagatagatagatagatagatagatggatagatagatggatggatagatggatagatggatagatggatagatagatagatagatagatagatagatagatagatggatagatagatagatagataattcTTTacttgtcattgtaacatgtacaacgaaatttgaAATGAATTTTCAAAACGGTTCTACCCTGCTGTGTCCTCACCATCGTTTTCGCTGGCTTGCTCGATGTCTTCCAGAGGATCGGATGGAAACATGGCTGCGATCCATCGCTGCTTCCCGCTCCTTGTTGCGCATAAAATCGAGACAATTTAGAGGCGAGTTTGGACGAAACGTGTCGACTTCGGACTTGGGTACGCACTCAGAGTTTGATTTGAGCAAAATCTGATGTTTGAGCTGCTGTCCTTCGCACAACTGAAGATGGAAGATGAAACCTGTGATGCCGTGCAGCTTCTGACTCAAATCCTTCACTTTCAGCTCTCCTATCTTGGCGTGGACAAACACCAAGAACTTCCATGTGCTGCAACACAACCACAtatagagtttttttttttccatgttgaaATTAAAATCATCAGACATTTTCTACAGTGCTTCTTGTGGCTCGCAGGTGAGCAAGAGCCCATCTCACTCAACGTATCTCTTCAATGTATTTCTAAAAGTTCAAACATATATTTGAATTTCATTCGGAATAAATGACGATGACCTACTCTTTCCTCCGAGACAGTAGGAGGCAGTCATTGAAGAGGTGCAAATAAACAGGCTTGGTGGGCAGCTTGAGTTTGGATCCAGAAATACTCATAGTCTGTGTGTCCACTTCCAGAAGTTCACCGTGCTTCACCAACCAGCGAGACTGAGAAATCAGAGGAAAGatctagaaagaaagaaatggtcGTCACAAACGATTTGGACTAATGACAAAGTATGTGCATTGCATTTGTTACACAAGCGTTGATTCAGCAAATTTGTGATTGGGAGCAATGGCGGAGTAAGAAGGGGGCCCGTAGGGGCACTGCCCCACCTGAAATATGCTTGAACATAATAaatgaaagaaataaaatgaagggAGATGTAGCAATCAACAGACTTCTCACCTTGCCCTCAAACTGAATTTTCTTATTGAGGTGGATGAGTTCCTCCATCCTCTTCATGGACTGCACGCTGGAGTTGCACTCCTTAATGATCTAAGACGAGACAGAAATGAAAGTTGGGCTTTTCCACAAGTCTTTTGAGAATGCTAGCAAGTACCTTTTTGAGCTCATTGAATGCCTTTGTTGCAGTGTCCTCATCTCTGGAGCCTGGTGTGGTCCTCTTTAAGATGTTCTACAAACATTTGGACATTCTTTTCAACACGTCAACATTTCATGCGGGCAGTGGAAATTCCTAATTTTGTTCCGCTTTTATTTCAGCGTGATTGGCTTTCAAGTGTAAATATAAAGTGGACTACCTCCACCAGCATTTTAAGGCGAGTGATTCTCTGGAATGGGAGGATTAGAAAGGAGGTCAGAGGTAGTCTCTGGCAAACGCTGTCCTCCTCCAGACGGGCCAAAGTGGAAGGAAAGCGAGCTTTCTCCTGCCTGACAACACAAGAGATCATTTTTATAGGAGTTCAAGTGCTTTTTAAATTTCACATGACTTCATACTATTAAGAACAATATGAAATATTATCTTTttgattctaaaaaaaaagtcaccgtGATGACTCTGGGCCCATGTTAAGCATCAAAGGAACATTTCTGCACTTGAGAAATTCTTCAGCTCACTACAAGTTAAGTCACGCCCAACACAACCACCCATGTCGACGagaaaatataccgtttttttccatgtataatgcgcccccatgtataacacgcaccctaaaaatggctggaaaaaagcctgtacccatgtataatacgcacccaaaatttgactcctacttaagtccgtaaacgtaaaatgatttcaggaaaaagatcatctttgggaacaaccgcatgttattctgccggtcagtatcactgcgcatgcgctagcaaactcgatagcgaagaaatttttcggatttgtgtagggtacattgtcacagcaaacgagcaggtgatcgagcaagcagagcattgtgttcgaagtgaacagcagagaagaaagcgcacctgtaatggcggcctccgtatcatatccggataaaaatctttttttttttgtacccatccatgtataatgcgcaccccagattttaggacaataaattaaattttgcgcattatacatggaaaaaaacggtatttagcgCCATGACATGAGATATTTTTCTCTTGCTCAGACCAATCAGTAAATTCCCATGGTTGCCTTGAGACACGGCCACCAGGGGCAGTATCATAGATTGATTTCGATAACATCACCACGAAACAAGAACGAGAGGCGATAACTTTGGGAACGAAACAAAAAGCTCTACTCACAGGAGACGCTGATAGGTTTGCTCTTGGTAAGCCTGGTTGGTTACATAAGGTAAGTAGACCCTGCGCAAAGCCGGGCAGTGATCCAGAACGATGTCACACACGTCGAAACGCAGTATATCTTCCTCCAACCTGTGCTCCAGGTCCTGAAGGAACCTGGCGGAAACGGAGAGCGTTGGATACACCCTCGAGATGAACGTGTTGGACGACACGTTTGTGACTTCACCTCTCACTGACATCTTTGACTTCGGCCAGCTTGGAAAAGAGCCACTGCTTGTCCTGAGCTCCGAGACATTCGGAGAGTTCCTGTGACAGCATGAAGTGATCCACAGCGATGCTCAAACTTCGGATGTACGACGCCTCGGATGTCACCAGTTCAAACTTGGCCTAAAGGGAGGAGAAGTGGGGCTCTTAGCTCTGAGCAGGACAAAAGTTCATGAGCAAAAACAACCTCCTGTAATTTTCTCTGCTCATTGCTGAAGTTGTCCAGCTGACCACTGGAGCGCACGTCCGGGATGTCCTGCCACAGGGCAAAAGCAGAACCCCGCGAGGAGCAAAAGGAGCCGGACGGAGACAGACTGGACGGAGAAGGGGTCCCATCGGAACCTTCGTCTCTGAGGCCGTCTTCGTCCGTGCCCGGCTCCTTGCCTTGTTGCCTTTGGATTTCTCTATTAATGGCAACGTCGCTGTATTCTTGATACAGGATGGCTACGGGaaatagaaaaacatttttgggcTAGCTATTGAAGAAATGCAGGAGAGCAAGAGTTGGGACAGAAGTTCACTTACAACTCGGCAAGAACCTTGATAAGCGATTGGAGCAAGACACAACGGGCGGCGTGCACAAGTCTTCCTCGGTGGATCGCTTTCGCATTCTGTCGACAGCGATATTAGAGAACATCAATACtgttattattaccgtttttttccatgtataatgcgcaaaatttagctaatttattgtcctaaaatctgggtgcgtattatacatgggtacaggcttttttccagcatcaacatgccatttttagggtgcgtattatacatgggggcgcattatacacggaaaaaaacggtatttgattatttattattattatgttactATTATTTCTTGGGTGGTCTTTCTATAAGATGAAGACTTAAAGGGAGAGTGTTCAATTTCCATAAAAATCACTTTGTCGTAAAAGTGATGGCCTGACCTGAGTCAGCTGAGCCGATTCAGAATGATTGAATTTATTCGACATTccacaaaataaaacttcaaaccAAAAACATTTATCCAAAATCCAGGCGGCCAACAAACGTCTGGAAACGTGTTCTCTCGTTAAAGACATATTGCACAATATGCTGCAGTGATGATTCATATTTCTGCTCAGAAATGTTATGACAGACAACAGGAACATATTCATATTAAAATATGACCATTTTATATTCACCCAAGTTTGCTGCTCCACCAATGCGTTGGCATTCCATTGTCAGTGCTGGGCAGTGGCGGCGGTACAGGTCCTACAGGACTGTGGGGGGCGCTATCATTGTAGGAGCCCCGTGGTTTTGCATTGGACTTATCTAGAAGTAGTGCAGATGTATTAAGATGACTGCTACTAAAACATTATTCATACATCTGGCACTGTATatattatccccccccccccccccaaaaaaaaataatataccgtaattttcggactataagtcgcaccggagtataagtcgcaccagccataaaatgccccaaaaagtgaaaaaaaacatatatatgtatataagtcgcccccccacccaaactatgaaaaaaccccgcaacttatagtccaaaaattacggtatatctgTATAAATTATATTATCCAAAAATTAACCAAAATATTGCTTTGTCATTTTGGTGTTCCCCAAAAAAATGACAACGTGCAAAAACAAGTttaataatgaattattatataaattattCTATTTCCTCATTTTAGCTACGATCTCTTGAGTCTAATTGACGATGATTAGTTGAATTAAAATGTCACGCCATCCTTGAGAAGGTTACTATGACTCACAATCCGGGTTCAAACTCTGTCGGTCCTTGGAGGCGACCCGGGCTGACAGTGACTTTCCCAGCTTCAAGGTGAAGGAATTCTTCTTTTGGGACAGCTGGAGTCTGGAAATCAATTCGGAAGCCGAGAAGCGGCGCCGCTCGTGGTCCGCTTGGCGACCGCGTGGCACACTGCTACCCGCCATTGCCGTGTCCTGACTATCTTCTCTCACGCCTGGAAGTGAATCCTGGAGAATATCATCCGGACTGAGGTTACGCAGGTCCGGAGTGGCTTCGGTGGACGAAGGG
This region of Syngnathus typhle isolate RoL2023-S1 ecotype Sweden linkage group LG2, RoL_Styp_1.0, whole genome shotgun sequence genomic DNA includes:
- the arhgef19 gene encoding rho guanine nucleotide exchange factor 19 isoform X2, encoding MHQGGVAHRGRSVVLMLPGYGFSPFPDFHHPALRCSDDGPTMWLPGKSSAALISDPHHDDDESLPHRKHVAVCQQETLTFIDLQPSVKAQLNGCGGSPGSTYAQPLDSFRHSGQLIDWAKSYLGKVDEQLTSNSCPTKIKWQNSHKTCLLEHSDGAASGCHPHHIPLSLPLAFPLSPLYTNRDSWDSQIPCSPSPPEGPDFHNLDSYQAQRRTSQGRKMQVYSPDSLSDDSLSSPVLDGDFLFPVTFTSFLEEDLCGQSSQDTNTSPSSTEATPDLRNLSPDDILQDSLPGVREDSQDTAMAGSSVPRGRQADHERRRFSASELISRLQLSQKKNSFTLKLGKSLSARVASKDRQSLNPDYKSNAKPRGSYNDSAPHSPVGPVPPPLPSTDNGMPTHWWSSKLGMRKRSTEEDLCTPPVVSCSNRLSRFLPSSILYQEYSDVAINREIQRQQGKEPGTDEDGLRDEGSDGTPSPSSLSPSGSFCSSRGSAFALWQDIPDVRSSGQLDNFSNEQRKLQEAKFELVTSEASYIRSLSIAVDHFMLSQELSECLGAQDKQWLFSKLAEVKDVSERFLQDLEHRLEEDILRFDVCDIVLDHCPALRRVYLPYVTNQAYQEQTYQRLLQEKARFPSTLARLEEDSVCQRLPLTSFLILPFQRITRLKMLVENILKRTTPGSRDEDTATKAFNELKKIIKECNSSVQSMKRMEELIHLNKKIQFEGKIFPLISQSRWLVKHGELLEVDTQTMSISGSKLKLPTKPVYLHLFNDCLLLSRRKDTWKFLVFVHAKIGELKVKDLSQKLHGITGFIFHLQLCEGQQLKHQILLKSNSESGKQRWIAAMFPSDPLEDIEQASENDDISQVQCIRSYQAQEHDELTLEKADILHAKTITNDGWVEGIRLSDGERGWFPKPYVEEITSRSARLRNLRENIRIKCVTRKLEGED